From the genome of Setaria viridis chromosome 1, Setaria_viridis_v4.0, whole genome shotgun sequence:
cgttttataaaattgcatattgttttactgctgaaacatggttggatagccaccccttgattgttatgaacattccttgtttgtcctataattatctctaaatatgattcgctctGTTTAGGTGATAATTTGAAGCGTCCACACATAAGCAGAGACaaaatgtgatccaatttatcagtcccaggaggctgataacacatttattcaacagatagttcagaaaccgtacaactcccgaaggagcgggcgggcaagccacacccaaagcaagactaaagcgataacaatacaaatccaagttgcagtccagtcggactccgggctacaatcggaactaagcgtcagcggaagcatcctgcaaaagggccaacaccgcaggcagcgttgggtgtaGACGCAACCtcctcgaagtcctcggcgacgaagtccggatcctcctctgaagcagcaacacaagggtgagtacaaaagtactcagcaagtccaaccccatccacggaggggaaatacaacaagaatatgcatatgaataatcaaggataaagctatggtttatttgcagtaaagctgaattttagacacatgcagggtttcatttcaaagaagtttcatgaaaacattttagtaaacgatatatcaagtggggttgatcctacacaaaggatccaagttttatcgctaccgaaCTCCCCGTCCGTCGTAGCGCACAGCagaactgccggacacttccaaccacacacccacacacgcagtacaTACCAGTCATCCCTCAAAaactagttgtgtgaccgagccgtaactcgtccaatgccgtggacacggctacccggataggttttaactctgcagaggttgtacacttttcccacaagtagggtaccgtaacgcgatcaccttagtgatggtacggatcctaacaaagccattacccaccttagccaacactgactagtcaacacagaAGCACCCAAgaggttagcaacccatccacggggccgaaaccgggacctaagtcaccaagagcttagtccttttccaagggctcccgttgctcaccagcacacctgaagcctagcagtttagttagtgggatttatgctaagccgttgcccatacaacggtcgagtggttgcacggtgatggaattaggcaggatgacacatcaactcggtccttagccatgacaagatggatacctcccactctgctcaaccactaaggtacgagcccaacaacccggtattccacacaagaaacacccatccatctcatccaccacctctctttacacccgaaaacccaactcctcagtttaacatactcacacatttattttccgaataaacaggtgtaatcatgattgaatttggataatgagttcctaagcgttctagcagtatttatcatctaaacagagtaactcatatttagagataaatatgggacgacaaggaataatcataacaatcaaggggtggctatccaaccatgtcttgcgataaaacaatatgcattttataaaacaggccaataggttgtgtctgaaaaactgggtattaaatatgcaccaaagggtgagattggacttgccgttctcaaagccttccgggagctcctgctcgcggtactggtcctcgggctcgggctcgcggtcgaactcctcctcgcgctcctcctcgggtactccgcggtctacggcacacacaaacgagcacacaataaataaaagtaaaaagattttacccgttgagctccgaacaggaaatatgaacggaaaataggtaggaagggtattttcatgaaattttgatatgcctcggcggaaatatatgagaggaggccgtggtcgaatttgggattgattggaggaattttggcgcatgaaatgacgggttaaaggagtattaggggctttaaaaagaggtttaggactgaaccgcgagagcaggggcctatctgtaattatttttggaatggtgggaggacttgttcgcgaataagggaaactggtgggttggatcgcgaggagagggatttacccctttcttcttcctggagacaacagGAGGTAGAGGAAGGGATGGCCGTCGACgttttggtggtggtggtggaggaaggcaaggtgctcgtggtgagggtgtggaggtgagGGCTCGGCttccccccttttataggcggcgcacgggcgggcgaaggccgaggcaatgatgtcggccggacctttggccggtggcgtgccggggtggtgaagctcgtggacggcgtggcggcgtggtcgacgagggcacaggagcggcgaccggcgaccggcgacacgacgcgacgcaccgggCCAAGCACTAGACGCCAAGGAGCGAGCGAGCGTGGCACGGGCGACGTGAagcggcgcgggcggcaggcgcggcgcggcacggcgcgggcgcgcggcccgacgCGGCGCGGCCAGCACGCGTGCGCGCCCCGAgcgcctcggcgcgcgtgccAGCAGGGGGTGGGGGTGCCAGGTGCAAGTGGGAGGTGGcagggaaaagaaaggagagagagaaggaagaggaagggagaggaggaagaaagagaaggaaaaaggagaagggaaagaaagaggaggaaaaagaaagaaggaagagaagggagaaaagggaggggaaaaagatggtgaaaattgcgggattcgactgcgcgcggtgatggacttgacgggcacgtggcgaaaattacggggagcggaaaaagagAGTTGACgagccggggccaggacggcgggtccgacggaacggaaaagatttgacggagctcggcggtcggaaaaattttggaaagcatttttaacgagtgatttaactgggtgtatttttacgggcgttacataattattgctagaatgcttaggaccttgtactcaattcaatcatgactacaatggtttatttaaaggataaatgtgtgagtgtttccAAATGAGAAAATAGGTTTTTGGGAATAAAGAaaggaaatgcttagatgagatggatggttgtttcttgtgtgaaataccaataagttgggctcgtaccttggtggttgagcaaggttgggagatatccatcttattatagttaaggaccgagttgatgtttCATCTTGCCTAACtaaaccatcgtgcaaccactcgatcATTGTATGcagcaacggcttagcataaatcccactagttAGTCTGCTAGTCATcaggtgagctggtgagcaacgggagaccatggagaaggaataagatctttgtgacttaggtcccggttaagacctcgttggtaggtcattaaccccttggttgctcccgtgttggctagtcagtcttagctaaggtgggtaatggctttgttaggatttgcaccgacactaaggtgttTGGGCTACGGTACCCTatttgtgggaaaagtgtacaacctctgcagagttaaaatctatccgggtagccgtgtccacacCATTGGACAacttacggcttggtcacataactagtgttggaGTTGGGTACTcttcatggcgtgtgttggattttggaagtgtccggctaTTGTGTCGTGGGCTACTgcagacggggagtccggtagcattaaaacttggatcctttgtgtaagATCAACCCCCCCttaatgattcggttactaaaaATGTTTGGCGaaaactcttttaaaatgaacccttgcatgtgttggaaaatctagctttattgcaaataacccttaaccttatccttgttatcctaagcatattcttgattgtatcctcctccatggatggggttggacttgttgagtacttttgtactcacccttgtttcgttgctacagaggaagatccggacttcgtcgccgaggattttGAGTAGGAGGTCATTTCCACACCCAACGctacctgtggtgttggcctttgcagaatgcttccgctgccctgtagtcccgagtgctatcTCTTCGcagtagcttggctcgctgctgttatttatttgcttgttaTTGCAGTGTGGCTttcgcgcccactccctcgggagttgtacgatatttgaactatctgttgaataaatatgttatcggcctcctgggactgatatttatatcacatttagtctccgctgatgtggggatgcttcaatGGTGCTGCTAGGTCGGCAGAGCTCATCCGCGTGGTGGTGCTCGCCCGCCTGTTCCGTGGTTGTGCCGGCACCACTCGCTCGCGTGGCGGCTTTTCTGGGGGCGTATCTCGCTCATGCGGCAGCGCTCGCCCCTCGAGCTCTCCCGGTGGTCAAATCGACGAgccaccacctcctcgagcCCCCTCCCCAACCGAATCGACGAGCGTTTCCCTCACCCCTCAAGCTTCCCCGGTGGCCAAATCGACGAGCCACCACCCCCTCAAGCCCCCTCCCCGACCGAATCCATGAGCGTTGCCCTCGCCCACGTGGGATCTGGCTGAGGCGGCACAATTGCAGGCCTGATGGCATGAGCAGGTGCAGAGAGGGTGGAGGCGAGGTCTAGCCGCCATGTCCTCACCCGTGCACATGTGGCGCTGCCGGAGCCGATGAAGTTGAGTTCGGGCGAGGTAGCATGATGCTCCGCTGGCGTCGGGGATCCCAGCTAGTGCGGAGACGGAGTTCGGGGGGCGGTGCACAGTGGGTGGAAGTTTCCATCGAGCGGTAGTTGGGGCTTCCCGGGAGAGCAAAGAAATTTAGCAATCCATGAGTTGGATTGGTATATTTGCGTataggagagagaaatttagATCATAGCCTAAAAAATTTAGGGATAACAATCCATATAGGTGTGCTGTTTGAGCAGTTTTAGGGCTGTTTTCATGTATCCTGGTAGTTTTTAGGGATAGCAATCTATTTTACATaatctgttggagatgctctaactaCGCCATGGTGGCCGTCACGGCCACTAATTTCTACCTGCCTAACTATGAGCTCCCAAGAAACAATGGCGGGTGGTGCAACCCGCCGCGCCCCCACTTCGACATGGCCCAGCCGGCGTGGGAGAAGATCGGCGTCAATCGCGGCGGCATCATCCTAGTCATTTATAAAAGGTGTGTTGACGCAAAGTCTGGGCTTCAAGCTTCTGTGTCGGCAACACGTGaagacctgggagatctgcttaactccagtgcaggctccaaatcagctCGCGAAAGtgcgtggcgtgccagtcaatttgatctgaaattgacaaggtaaatgTCAAATTCTTGAGCTGATCGGCTGCAAAGTCTTCGAGCTCATCAGTAGCGTTACATCGAAAAAACACCATTAAATTATGTTTTCAATGTAATCTTATGGTGTGATAAAAAgaagcattaatggcatgtgccatcagcTATATGAGCTGACAGGCTAAGATAACAGAGTATTAAAGCAGCAGCCTTTAAATGATAACTTGTCTACCACGTGCATGTCGATTAAACTAACAAATCTAATTAATATCATGAGCCGATTGATCGGACTTAACCGACACAGTATGGCAGATAGGGTATTAACTTCGATCTGTTAACTACTAAAACGCGGCAACAAGACATCGCACGCATAGCCATCGGCTCGATGAAGTCATCCTACTACTGAGAGGGATGGATCAGACCCAACCGAAACAGCATCGGCTCAACAGTAGCAGTCTGACGTTAAAGACCGAAAGGCTAGAGGCAaaggtaaagatctatcggacctagtaAAGATACATCGATTAAAGCATGGAAGATCAAACTAGTTGATACGATCACATAACTGGTGAACACTTAAACAAGACTAGGAAGCCGATGAGAATAACCTAATTAGATCTAAGCCGTTTGAGAACTATGAGCACTTCGAAGACAAACAGATTATTGTACAAAGCCTAGAAAGCTCTATTTGAATCTATGCAACTCGATAACTAGACTTACACTAAGAGattagaatattggacaaataACGTAATGACCgtgtgacggtacttacaagctcaccTGAGATCAAAACCGATGTAGTCTTTCGTGCAAGAAGAAACTTGTTGGTTACTACTCAACTCCTAGGAGctcctactcctaggatttGGCGGTGTGCCGCCAAAAAAGtaaagattgtattgattgattgatgattatttaaTACAAAGCTTATGGGTTTAAATTTATACCTGGAGCGAGCTAAAGTTCTAATGGTTACAATGTGAACCATTACAATGCATCTAAAAACTATTAAAAATAAATCTTCACGTTTtttcttatttggtggagtcaatTCCGTTTCGGATCGGATTCCTTCTTGTCCTCTGTCAACTTCTAGAACCCGGTGTCCGTAGTTGGCCTTAGTCAAAATCTAGCATTAACACTCTGCAATTTCATCTGCTATCAGAATCTTGTCCTTATATGTCGACTCTGGTCAAAAACTTGTGGCAATAGGTAACTAGTTAACTGCCTTGTAATCTCTCTTTTTATTGCAGCAATTTAAACGCAGTTATGTTTGACGTAGGGTTCCGTGCGTCAAGCAAGGTGGGGTGCGGTTCACCATCTACGGGCACGACTACTTCAACCTCGTGCTCGTGACCAACGTCGCAGGAGCCGGCTCCATCAGATCCATGGATGTCAGGAGCTCAGATTCCACCGAGTGGATGCCGATGGCGCGCAACTGGGGCGCGAACTGGCACACTCTGGCATATCTCAGCGGGAAAATGCTCTCGTTCAGGGTGACCAACACTGATGGAAAAACTCTTGAGTCCACAAACGTGGTGCCACGCGGCTGGGCGTTCAGCTTGACTTTCGCAAGCAACTTGCAGTTCAGTTGAGCAGTCAGTGGGTTTGATTGTGCATCGATAAATCTCTGGTTGCAATTTGGGTGGGTCCCCATTTATGTACAGATCTTGGTGCATGATCTGCGGCTTGTATATCAGATTTCATAAGTGTTTATGTTGCCGTACTTGTACATAAAGATGCTGCGTATTCATTCTATATATCAATCTGTATCTATTCTTAATTCTTATATAGTTCTGTAATTTGACCATGACTTCATGACTTGTGTCTGCTTCAAGTTTAGAACAGCCGTTCCTACTAATTCCCTACTAAGTAAATAGAAATGGTAGCTTCTTGTTGAAGCCAACAACAAATATCAGTTTGTGTCAAATCAAGCCATCTCCGACCGTCTTAGCCTAGACCTAGCTAGGTGAACAagatccttttttattttttaagagGACCAAAAGTCTTTTTCTGCTGCATAAAACTTTTCAATTAAAGGATTCTCCCAATGGGGTTCCATTCTCATTAATTAGTACGCCACTTAGAACTGGTAATATGGCATCAAATTTAAAAAGAGATAGGAGGAAGTAGTTTCATCTAAAGGAAACCATTTAGATATACATAAAAATAGAAGGAAGCAGTTTCATCTGAACAGAATCAATTAGATACAGATAACAATTTTTGACAAGTCATGAATTTAAACCTTATGCAGAATTTATGAAACAAAAACATAAAAGATTTGCATTGGAGGGGTAGTTTCATATACCAATTCATTACCTTCTTGCTGATATACGCCTTGGAAACAACAACATGAAACCTCCTATTGGGGTTAGTCTAAAGAGCAAGAGCTGCAAAACTTGTAGTTCAAATAACCCTTCAGATATTCGTTTACTTAATGTTGCAAATAGTTGGATAAAGCTAGCATGTATCATATAGAAGATGCCCAAAAGAATTGCCCCTGTTTTGGAGGGAACAATCTGTCTTGCATAGGGTGAAACAATGTCTTTTATGGTCTGCAGttgcccagcttcctccagATGATATGCTACCAGGTTCCTCCAGATGAACCATGCCCATGCTCTCGTTATATCCAGCTGACTCTGAACATTTTTTCAGTTTATAATAATCAATATTAGCTCCTTTTATGCAATCCAAAGGTGTGTACATCGTGTGGATCTTATGATATACCACTTCTTGCCTATATTTAAAGACTTCATAGTAACAGAATCGTGTTCTTCTGAAGTCATGGGCCAAAATCCACCGCACGCAACCATGCATCTCTCTCCTGTGTCCATCTTTCTCTGCAAGTTTACATCATACTGCACCTTGAGAGATTGAGGACCAAATAACTGAAGAAGGCAAAGTGCCACTAAATTACAGCGCTACTTAATGTATAACAAACAATTTACCTTGCCAATTTCTGAAATGCTCCATGTATGGAGCATCACATGACATTCAACATCATGCTCACAGGCAACTTACATAAAAGTGGTAGTCAATTCAAGTTCTAGATCAGAGCATGGATGGGAAGATGCATTTACATTTCAATTTTACCAAATATATAAATCAAACCGAACCAAATCATGACTGACGAAGGCAACATAACTATCTGATTACCAAAATGCCACTCTTCAACCTTACAAATAGTAGCTTTTCACCATATGCAACTCAAATTTCATCCCTGCTCACACAGCTCCTCAAACCTGGCCAAGCTGCAAATAGAAAATATCAgtatcattcattcattcaaatGAGCAAAACTTAATTTGAACACGACTTTTTTAGCCTAGCAACTAATCCTGGTGCAATAAAATGCCTGGCAGGCAAGAATATCATTAACTAGGTTTAGGTCTAATGAGAATGGAAGACCAAAAGTAGCAATTCAATTATTTGGTTGCCAATGCCACTTGGTTAATATGCCAAAAGGAATTGAAGAGGCAAAATCAGCAGCAAAATAAGATTTCAACATAGTAGCAAacagagaaaataaaagaagcCATGGCCATATAACAAACCTTCTAAGGAGAGGCTTTGGGTTGTAAGGGAACAAACCCTTCTTTTGCAGATCTTCCACTGTTCTCTTTAATGAATAAAGACATACTTTAGCATCGAGGAAAAGCTTCTGTGAATTCTTGGCTTCTTTATCACAACCAGAACCATTCTTATACTCTTTACTTGAGCTGGCTCTGGCACTACTTATATCCCTGGAGGTCCTCTGCCTTTTACAGTCAATCTTTTCTATTTTTGTCAAGTACATGGAATCATCAACAAAAGCATGCCAAGACTGGGAAACCAAGCGTAAGCACCTGCGTCCATAAGTGTGTAAGAGAGGTCAAAAGTCACAATTCAGAAGATACTTTGTTCCATCTGAAGACATGAGCCAGAGAAAAATGTAAGATAGCTACCAACCTTAAGAGATACTGAGCACAATGCACACCAACATCTTTAGATATGAGGTAATCAACAAGTACCATGTGATCATAGTGCAGCTGCAGAATAATAGAAATGAAGAAATAACATTATGCTCAACATAGGCATTATGGAGTGAAATGGGAGCAAATTTGAAAGATTAATAAAAGGGTACCATGTATCAGCAAATTAATGAGTCCTAAGGTACTGAATTTTGTTTAGTATGTCCCATAACAAATGTGAATGCTGTCCATGTCCTCTTGATCATGATTACAGTGCTAACTAATTAACTTCCTACTTATCCTGTGGGCTGGGGTACCAGAGCCCAAGAGTTATACACAAGGATCATATCCCCTACCCAGGACTATTTTAGACCAATGGCCCATACTATAAAGTCACTCATACCATGAGATGAACAAGACCTGAATGTTAAGGTGCTATCTTACAGAAACCATTGTACAAAAGCAATAGATGGAAAATATGTTCACTGACTCACCAGCAAAAGCAACAGATGGAATAGGTGAACTGGGTCGAAAATACTTGAGAACAGTTTTGCACCAATCAGTTCAGTAGAATTCATGCTATCTCTGCGAGTTTGGACAAAAAGGTCACAACTTACATAAGCACCCATTGCCTTGATAACATTTTCCTTGCTTCAGtaacaaaaaatatttttctactTACATTTTCAGGAAAATGTGTGGAGCATCAAAAAGCTGTAAGAGAATACTGAATAGCATGTCATCCTGAAATATGAATGAACATTGAACATATTACCAAGACTGTTTAGAATCGTAAAGCCAGTGGTGAGCCTTTAGAGTAGGGATTTAAGTATGAACTTGTTAATATCCAATatttagcaaaaaaaattatcagaCAACTGTCTTCAGCATTTTCTAACTCAGTTTGACAAATACAGAGAATAGAGTAGATAGGTTGTATTAGTTAgcagctagcattaaggatgaTTGGGCATGATGATTCACTGATTGATGTCCTACATATAATAGAGGCATACTGAAGTAGAAATTTACAACTGATGTCAATCTAAATTATCTAACAAAGGTAATAAACTAAACAGCTTCGAAGTTAAGTTGCGTTTCCCTAGAACAATAAATAAATTTATCAATCAATCCATCATTCAGGCATAGATGCATACCTCCTCCATATACAATGCCAGAAAGGATAAGGCAATATCTGTTGATGATTTTGAATCAAAACTCATGTCTAAGTAACATCTTTGAAACCAGTCTGAAATTTCTGATAAGCCAGAACAGCTGCAGTGATCACTGCAGCCTTGCACCTTGTGACCCAACAAACAATCATCCCTCTTGCATGAACATTGAAGTGTACCATCGTTTCTGTTGTAAGACAAACATATGGAAAAACTGAGGAACAAATAGATAGCTTGCCTTTGCAGGTGCCGAGTTGACTTATCCTGACTCTCGACTAAATCTACCATGTTCAGTAAAAATGGAGAACCTTCTAAACAATTATCTAGTTTAGCAATATGTTGCGAGATAGGTTCATGAAGAAGGTCATGAAAGTACTGTCGAAGTAATTTCAGATAACAAACAATACGTGAGCAATCTTGCTGCATGTAAGGTTTTAGCCGCATCATTACCATCTGCATCAAAAAATGAAACAAGTGCGTCAAGCCAGAGTAACTAGCAACAAGTTACACAGGGGCCCTGGATGTCAGAACTTACCAGAATTTTGTGCTTTAAGTACTGATAAAGACTTTTGGAGCCATCATGTTGCTCCTGTAAGGAAGCTGCTATCTTGGGAACTATATCCACGAGTTTCACATACATATCTTGTCCATCTGTACCTTCCAGGTAACTTTGCTCAAGTAATGAGCACAGTAGCTGGAGAAGACTGCCTGTCAGAATTCCAGAGTGTAGTGAATCATTACAGAAGCCAAATCTGCTATCCTTGACACGGTTGACAATTTCTCCAGTATGTAATGGATGGAAAGTAACTGAAGGCATGTTCTGAATATGATGAATGGACAGACAAATGAAGTCATCTTTCAGTTCACTGTCGCTGTGTTTAAGGAACTTTAAGATAGCATGTAATACTCGAAAGAGACTGGACATGGTTTGCTCACTGATATCGAGACAACGCTCATTAAGTACTGTCATGAAGCTTGTGATACTGGTGCTTGAACTAGTAATATCCTCATTGTTGGAGTCAGTTGTAGAATGTAAAGCGTTATGAACACATTTTGATTCTGCATGTATAGCTGCCCAGACAAGCTCAATAAACTGAATCCAAATAGAATCCTAGGAATACAGCAACAGCCATGGAATAAATAGGGGACTAAGTTGAGAAAAAGTAACTGAGTGCAccaaaagaagagaagagaaaataTGATCATACAAACTTAATTAGGGTACTGGATATGGAAACCAGAACATTGCCAGCTGAGTGTTTGACATAGCCACTGCAGAAACCAAGGACACCAACCTGAAAAGGATGACATACATTTTAGTTTTAGTAACCTAGTAGCCATGCTGATGTCCTTTAATGTACAGGCAACACAAGACAATAGTAGCTAATAATTAAAACTGAAATGGGTAGTGTGAAAGATTGATATAATTCACCAAACAAAACAGTTATACCAGGACAACTGGAAATGTAAACCTTAACACAGTAGAAAACACAGTACCAAACAAGCTAGTCATGCGGTGGCATGAAAAGCACTACACACAGATACAGTTTAAAGGAAACATCATAGCATTTAATGCGGGACTGCTACTAACAACGCGCAGTTCTCCTGCATgtccgagaaaaaaaaaatactggaCTGCTACTTCAAGGAACAAATTAAGTGACAAAGACAAAACCAAGGGCATGGAATGTAATAAAATAGTGCAGTGCTGTCTCAAATTTGAATGTAATACTGAATTAGTGAATGCAATTAGATACAGTGGAGAGTGGAGCCTAATCCTGAAAAACAACGGGAGACTAATCTTGAGGTACTGGAACACAAAATCCTGTACATTGCTGAGCAGGTTATTCAAGGGTGGTGGTCATCTTGTTTCCTTATTACTTTATTGGTACATATATAAACACTGCATACATTTAAGGCGAAACTCAAAAGGCATTGCTCACTAACAGGCAGGCATGTCTGAATGCCTACATAAGCACAACGCCATGCAAGAGGGAAGGGCCATTGACGGCCCTACCAACTGATGTTTCATGAGAACAGGACAAACATAGCAAAGAAACCAGAATATGATGTCTTACCAATATGGAGACCACATTTGCCAGGCAGCCAAATCCATCATGTGGATGCTGTCCAGGTGGTAAAGAACAACTATGAACTTCTCCGGAACATGAAAAAATTTCCTAAATAAGAGGGAAAAACATGGTTCTGTGTTATTTGCTCCTGACATAGTTGTACAGCCTCAATGGATGGGAAAATTAACAGGTTACCAGAGTCACAGCAAGTACCAGATCAATGAAATTTCACTAATGTAATGAAACATAAAACTGTAAACACATAAATGCCATGAAGTGTGATCAAATAGAAAATATATATCGACGTTTTTTAATAAATCACAAAATTTGATGTCAGAAttcctttttttcctcgaatacgcaggagaactgcgtatcattgtattaatagaAGAGAAAGGAGTCATACATAGacccaaacacacacacacactgggGAAGTCAGAATTCCTTAAAGATTGTCTTATATTTGGGCATTTTACAGGTTTACACAACGAAAAGTCATCAATATTAAATTGTGCACAAAGATAACACTTGATATTGTCTTTCTATCAAGTAGC
Proteins encoded in this window:
- the LOC117849076 gene encoding uncharacterized protein isoform X1, with the protein product MRFLSAKAVSCVPNRISLSFGKSRKSTARSGAANGAAAGVAEAAAHPPLRPRRRLPSPPPRSRNIAATSAHAGGRAAPPPRALQASFQVNKAILGWSQEEEEEEQRRCESDQEIFSCSGEVHSCSLPPGQHPHDGFGCLANVVSILVGVLGFCSGYVKHSAGNVLVSISSTLIKFDSIWIQFIELVWAAIHAESKCVHNALHSTTDSNNEDITSSSTSITSFMTVLNERCLDISEQTMSSLFRVLHAILKFLKHSDSELKDDFICLSIHHIQNMPSVTFHPLHTGEIVNRVKDSRFGFCNDSLHSGILTGSLLQLLCSLLEQSYLEGTDGQDMYVKLVDIVPKIAASLQEQHDGSKSLYQYLKHKILMVMMRLKPYMQQDCSRIVCYLKLLRQYFHDLLHEPISQHIAKLDNCLEGSPFLLNMVDLVESQDKSTRHLQRQAIYLFLSFSICLSYNRNDGTLQCSCKRDDCLLGHKVQGCSDHCSCSGLSEISDWFQRCYLDMSFDSKSSTDIALSFLALYMEEDDMLFSILLQLFDAPHIFLKIDSMNSTELIGAKLFSSIFDPVHLFHLLLLLLHYDHMVLVDYLISKDVGVHCAQYLLRCLRLVSQSWHAFVDDSMYLTKIEKIDCKRQRTSRDISSARASSSKEYKNGSGCDKEAKNSQKLFLDAKVCLYSLKRTVEDLQKKGLFPYNPKPLLRSLARFEELCEQG
- the LOC117849076 gene encoding uncharacterized protein isoform X3, which gives rise to MRFLSAKAVSCVPNRISLSFGKSRKSTARSGAANGAAAGVAEAAAHPPLRPRRRLPSPPPRSRNIAATSAHAGGRAAPPPRALQASFQVNKAILGWSQEEEEEEQRRCESDQEIFSCSGEVHSCSLPPGQHPHDGFGCLANVVSILVGVLGFCSGYVKHSAGNVLVSISSTLIKFDSIWIQFIELVWAAIHAESKCVHNALHSTTDSNNEDITSSSTSITSFMTVLNERCLDISSLLQLLCSLLEQSYLEGTDGQDMYVKLVDIVPKIAASLQEQHDGSKSLYQYLKHKILMVMMRLKPYMQQDCSRIVCYLKLLRQYFHDLLHEPISQHIAKLDNCLEGSPFLLNMVDLVESQDKSTRHLQRQAIYLFLSFSICLSYNRNDGTLQCSCKRDDCLLGHKVQGCSDHCSCSGLSEISDWFQRCYLDMSFDSKSSTDIALSFLALYMEEDDMLFSILLQLFDAPHIFLKIDSMNSTELIGAKLFSSIFDPVHLFHLLLLLLHYDHMVLVDYLISKDVGVHCAQYLLRCLRLVSQSWHAFVDDSMYLTKIEKIDCKRQRTSRDISSARASSSKEYKNGSGCDKEAKNSQKLFLDAKVCLYSLKRTVEDLQKKGLFPYNPKPLLRSLARFEELCEQG
- the LOC117849076 gene encoding uncharacterized protein isoform X2; translated protein: MAPPPEWQKRRLTRLCDLVAASLLPHLEAETLPPRQLTREDERRLLLVLSKVNKAILGWSQEEEEEEQRRCESDQEIFSCSGEVHSCSLPPGQHPHDGFGCLANVVSILVGVLGFCSGYVKHSAGNVLVSISSTLIKFDSIWIQFIELVWAAIHAESKCVHNALHSTTDSNNEDITSSSTSITSFMTVLNERCLDISEQTMSSLFRVLHAILKFLKHSDSELKDDFICLSIHHIQNMPSVTFHPLHTGEIVNRVKDSRFGFCNDSLHSGILTGSLLQLLCSLLEQSYLEGTDGQDMYVKLVDIVPKIAASLQEQHDGSKSLYQYLKHKILMVMMRLKPYMQQDCSRIVCYLKLLRQYFHDLLHEPISQHIAKLDNCLEGSPFLLNMVDLVESQDKSTRHLQRQAIYLFLSFSICLSYNRNDGTLQCSCKRDDCLLGHKVQGCSDHCSCSGLSEISDWFQRCYLDMSFDSKSSTDIALSFLALYMEEDDMLFSILLQLFDAPHIFLKIDSMNSTELIGAKLFSSIFDPVHLFHLLLLLLHYDHMVLVDYLISKDVGVHCAQYLLRCLRLVSQSWHAFVDDSMYLTKIEKIDCKRQRTSRDISSARASSSKEYKNGSGCDKEAKNSQKLFLDAKVCLYSLKRTVEDLQKKGLFPYNPKPLLRSLARFEELCEQG
- the LOC117846976 gene encoding expansin-A24 is translated as MVAVTATNFYLPNYELPRNNGGWCNPPRPHFDMAQPAWEKIGVNRGGIILVIYKRVPCVKQGGVRFTIYGHDYFNLVLVTNVAGAGSIRSMDVRSSDSTEWMPMARNWGANWHTLAYLSGKMLSFRVTNTDGKTLESTNVVPRGWAFSLTFASNLQFS